The window GACAACTGTTACACTAGATGGCATGACTGTGCAGCAAGCAACAACGATTCCGCTCTATTCGTTAGCGCTTGGCACACACACGCTTACAGTGACATCGAGTGACCTGGCGGGGAATACGCAAAGTGTGACGGTGACATTCCAGACCATCACCAATATCGATTCTTTAATGGCATTGGTAACTCGCTTCAGCGGTAACAACGGGATTGATAACGGCGGAATTGCTAATAGCTTACAGAAAAAACTCGAAAAAGGTAACTTGAATAGCTTCATAAATGAAGTGCAGGCTCAAAGCGGCAAGCATATTTCAAATGAGGCAGCAGCCTATTTGCTTAGGGATGCAAATTTCTTACAAAAATAGTGTGATTTTATGATGTTTCAAATGGAAAATTAACTCTATAGCTTTCAGCAGCAGGAGCCATTGGCTTCTGCTTTTTCTCTTTTTGTTGGAGTCATATTTTATGTCGAGAAAATCAATTTAACGTCCATATCTTTATTTTGTCTCCCTATTCATATAGACCACTGTTTCATAAAATTAAAGATATAAATGAAAGGTGGTGATCAAACGATTGTTGGTTGGTGAAAGAGCTTTAAAAATTTAACTAAGGAGGAATGACAATGACATCCAAGTTAGTACAAAACTTTTGGCTCGGAAAGAAAGCGTTTACAAGAAAGGTGGGAATGATTCATTTCATCTGCTTGATCATCTGTTCCTTGTTCGTCGGTTTAGCTCCAATTCAAACAGCACACGCTGCCGTGCAGGATACGTTCTATGTTTCACCAACAGGCAACGACACAACAGGTAACGGCTCATCCGGGAACCCTTGGGCGACTATTGAGAAAGCCCGAGATTATATCCGCACCAACAGTCTTAATGCTAACATGACGGGTGATATTGTCGTGTACGTAGCAGCAGGTGACTATTATGTCACCAGTACGATCCAATTCACAGAAGCAGATTCCGGCTCAAACGGGTTCAATATCATCTACAAAAATAAGGATGCTGTAGGCAGCGCCAAATTGATTGGTGGTCAACCAATTACAGGCTGGACTCTGCATTCAGGAAACATTTATAAAGTCAATGTGGGAACAGGTTGGAGGTTCGACACCCTATACGAGAATGGCACTAGGGCGATTAAAGCCCGTTATCCGAATTATACGCCAGATGCTAACTATGTCACAGCAAAAGCACCGTATCTTTATAGTGAAAATAGTAATTCCTCCACGGTACTCCAGTATAAATCAGGAGACCTTGATCCAACTGGCTGGGATTTGACAGATGCACAGTTATTCGTCTGGTCACTTGGACCTGCTGCCTGGTTCACAGATACGGTTCCTATCAGTTCCATCAATACCTCAACTAGACAAATCTCATTATCTCAATCTACGCGCTATTTGAATAGAGCCAACTCGCGATATGTGATCCAAGGGGCACTGGCGCTTCTTGACCAACCTGGTGAGTTCTATCTGGATACGACGTCTGGTTATTTATATTACTGGTCAAAAAGATGGATCAATCTCGCAGCAAACCATCATCGCACCTAAAGTGAAAAGCCTCATTTCTCTTCAAGGCGCTTCGGAAAGCAGTCGCATACATCACGTTCAATTGGATGGATTAAGCTTCCAGGACACTGATTTTACGGACTGGTACAGACATGCTTGGCCGAATAACGGCGATTCTGGAGAAGGCCACACGTTTCCGCAATATGACAGGCAGATGACTATGCCGCAGCACCGAACAGGGATGCTGTTATTGCAAAATACGGACCATATTGCGATTACCAACTCACACTTCCGTAATTCCGGTTATTCGGCTGTCTACATGCTGTTTTACAACCAGAACAACACCGTCAGTGGAAACTTGATTGAGCATGCCGGACATTCGGGAGTTATTCTTGAAGGCAAGTACCCGGGTGAAGGCGATGTAAGCAAAAATAACCTCATAACGAACAATGTCATTCATGATGTAGGTGAATTGGTCGGTAATGGTAGCGGCGTATATTTGATGAACAGTGGAAGCAATGAGGTTTCGTACAGCGAAATCTACAATTCTCCTCGCTACGCAGTTGCCTTTGACACTTATGTGGGCATCGCTACAACAAATATTTATTTAAAGAACAATGTGATGAAATATTTAAAGATTTCTAATACGTCTCAAGACAGTGGAGATACGGCTTCCATCTATTCCTGGGGTCGTAGTGCAGCTGCTAACACAGTGGATCAAGTGACCATTGATCATGTGTATGCTGATCCATCCATGCAAGATTATGTCCCGAACGGCTTGTTTATGGACAATGAATCTTCAGGTCAAGTATTCAGTAATATGAAAATAACCAACACGCAGGGTGTTCCTTACCGTACGAACTCCTCAAGCGGTCATACCCTTACCAATGTAAGCTGGCAAGCAGGATTTAACGACTCACTGATGGATTATGCGAATATCGGCATTAAAGCAAGCTTCCCTTATGCGGTCACACCTCTCGGTTTAACGACTTCATTCACGGGATCCCAAGTGAACTTGTCCTGGCTAAATGTGAACAATGCCTCGAGCTACGACGTATTGCGTTCAACGGTGCAAGGCGGCCCTTACACAACGACTGTGTGCAGTGCGGTAACGACGACGACCTGCGGTGATGCAACGGGTACACCCGGAACTACTTATTATTACGTAGTGAAGTCACGAACTTCAGCTGGTTTGACCAGTGGAAATTCCAACGAAGCTACTCAGTTGTACAAGGAATTAGTCTTTGATGGATTTGAAAATGGACTTACGAGTTGGACTGCGGTTAAAGGAACTGCGTCTACGAGTACCGCTCAAGCTCATTCCGGCAGCAATAGCTACGTGATCAATCAAGATACGGATGTGATTACGCATTCATTCAGCACGAACATTAACAAAATCGTAACCCTGTGGTTCTATGATGATGCTAGTGACACGTCTATGCAAACGATGGCCAAGGTGGACAACACCATATGGAGCGACGCTACGGTATTCAGAGGTTTAGGCGTGAATACCCCTACATCGACCACCAAATACGTGACACGTATTAACGGTCCTATTACGGCAACATCAGTAACGCGTACCACGGGGTGGCACGAATTGAAGTGGGACTACACCTCAGGAACCAAAGTGGATATGTACATCGATGGAATACTGGTTGCTTCCCCGACCGGAGTGACAAACTTCAATCAGATCTCCATGGGTGACTGGTGGACTAGTAATACCGGTACGGTGTATTTTGATGATATTAGCATCACCAATCCATTTAATGATGGCTTTGAGAGTGGGCTTAGCAACTGGACAGCTGCGAAAGGTACCAGCAGCACAAGTACGGCTCAGGCTCATTCTGGAAGTAATAGCTATATCATTGATCAAGACACGGACGCCATAACGCATTCCTTTAGTTCAAGTGAAAACTCAGTCGTGACCCTATGGTTCTATGACGATGCTGCTGACACGAGCTTGCAGACGATGGCCAAAGTAGATAATACGATTTGGAGTGACTCGCAGTGGAGAGGTTTAGGCGTGAATACACCAACCTCTACAACCAAATACGCGACACGTATTGGCAGCTCTTATGCGGCGACTTCCATATCTCGAACTACGGGATGGCATGAATTCAAATGGGATTACACCTCAGGCACGAAAGTCGACATGTATATCGATGGTGTACTTGTTGCATCTCCTACTGGAATGACGGAATTCAATCAAATCTCTATCGGTGACTGGTGGTCAGGAAATACAGGAACTGTTTATTTTGATGATGTGAATGTAATTCCTTACAGCATAATAGATGAAAAAAGTTACTTTAATTGATTTTAGTAACCTTTATTACTCAGAATAACAATTTAATATTATTATCTTTATTTTGACTCCCTATTCATAAGTAGTCCTATTTCGTAAAATTAAAGTAAGATCATTCATAGAAAGGAGTCATTGTAAGTAATAGCAATGGCTCCTTTCTACTAGGGTTAAGTAGCGAATGTCATATTTCATAAATAAAAAAGGGTGCTTCGCATATTCGCTCCAGAAATTGTCTTTCTATCTTTTTTTTATTATAAATCATACACGATTAATGATTATGGAACAGGGAGGCATGAAGTTGTATCTTTGAAAGCGGATACATCTAGGCATAACAACGAAATGTGAATCAAAGACTTAGGAGATGAGAGAACCATGACTAAGACAAAGGGCAATGACGGCAATGCCGTACAAGACCAACATCAAATGATCGGAGCTGCAAGTACGCAGATTGA is drawn from Paenibacillus sp. V4I7 and contains these coding sequences:
- a CDS encoding right-handed parallel beta-helix repeat-containing protein, with protein sequence MTNLVSSIWIRRLVIYITGQKDGSISQQTIIAPKVKSLISLQGASESSRIHHVQLDGLSFQDTDFTDWYRHAWPNNGDSGEGHTFPQYDRQMTMPQHRTGMLLLQNTDHIAITNSHFRNSGYSAVYMLFYNQNNTVSGNLIEHAGHSGVILEGKYPGEGDVSKNNLITNNVIHDVGELVGNGSGVYLMNSGSNEVSYSEIYNSPRYAVAFDTYVGIATTNIYLKNNVMKYLKISNTSQDSGDTASIYSWGRSAAANTVDQVTIDHVYADPSMQDYVPNGLFMDNESSGQVFSNMKITNTQGVPYRTNSSSGHTLTNVSWQAGFNDSLMDYANIGIKASFPYAVTPLGLTTSFTGSQVNLSWLNVNNASSYDVLRSTVQGGPYTTTVCSAVTTTTCGDATGTPGTTYYYVVKSRTSAGLTSGNSNEATQLYKELVFDGFENGLTSWTAVKGTASTSTAQAHSGSNSYVINQDTDVITHSFSTNINKIVTLWFYDDASDTSMQTMAKVDNTIWSDATVFRGLGVNTPTSTTKYVTRINGPITATSVTRTTGWHELKWDYTSGTKVDMYIDGILVASPTGVTNFNQISMGDWWTSNTGTVYFDDISITNPFNDGFESGLSNWTAAKGTSSTSTAQAHSGSNSYIIDQDTDAITHSFSSSENSVVTLWFYDDAADTSLQTMAKVDNTIWSDSQWRGLGVNTPTSTTKYATRIGSSYAATSISRTTGWHEFKWDYTSGTKVDMYIDGVLVASPTGMTEFNQISIGDWWSGNTGTVYFDDVNVIPYSIIDEKSYFN